From a region of the Xanthomonas rydalmerensis genome:
- a CDS encoding SPOR domain-containing protein has protein sequence MAARRGKTQARRNTGNGTPGWVWLIAGAAIAAVVFLGAPGLFKKDGDFLRVGGPRANPDAQPAPVADADVDAAPDLPKPAANAAGSTKPEAKKDAQTQYDFYTLLPGKEVQMSDAELAASARAEAIRKAKAQAAAGTAAPGTTPAAVATAPTATAANPTPLPETPTATASAAPAAAKPATATATPATTTAPAAAAATAAAAPDNARYILQAGSFGASGDAESTKAKLAMLGLSARVESAQISGKTVYRVRMGPYGTASELAEAKQKLNGSGLSAIAIKAQ, from the coding sequence ATGGCAGCACGACGCGGTAAGACACAGGCCCGGCGCAACACCGGCAACGGCACGCCCGGATGGGTGTGGCTGATCGCCGGCGCGGCGATCGCCGCGGTGGTGTTCCTCGGCGCGCCGGGCCTGTTCAAGAAGGATGGCGACTTCCTGCGCGTGGGCGGCCCGCGCGCCAATCCGGATGCGCAACCGGCGCCGGTGGCCGATGCCGATGTCGATGCGGCCCCGGATCTGCCCAAGCCCGCCGCCAACGCGGCCGGCAGCACCAAGCCGGAGGCGAAGAAGGACGCGCAGACCCAGTACGACTTCTACACCCTGCTGCCCGGCAAGGAAGTGCAGATGTCCGACGCCGAACTGGCTGCCAGCGCGCGCGCCGAGGCGATTCGCAAGGCCAAGGCACAGGCTGCCGCCGGCACGGCCGCGCCGGGCACCACTCCGGCTGCGGTCGCCACGGCGCCCACCGCGACGGCGGCCAATCCGACCCCGCTGCCGGAGACGCCGACTGCGACCGCCAGCGCCGCCCCCGCCGCCGCCAAGCCGGCGACCGCCACCGCAACGCCGGCCACGACCACCGCCCCAGCGGCGGCGGCCGCAACCGCGGCCGCGGCGCCCGACAACGCACGCTACATCCTGCAGGCCGGCTCGTTCGGCGCCTCCGGCGACGCCGAGTCGACCAAGGCCAAGCTGGCGATGCTGGGCCTGTCGGCACGCGTGGAATCGGCGCAGATCAGCGGCAAGACCGTCTACCGCGTGCGCATGGGACCCTACGGCACCGCCAGCGAACTGGCCGAGGCCAAGCAGAAGTTGAACGGCAGCGGGCTGTCGGCGATCGCGATCAAGGCGCAGTGA
- the argS gene encoding arginine--tRNA ligase produces the protein MKSQLRALIGQGIEALRANGTLPADTLPPDFVVERPKTREHGDFATNAAMLLAKAARTNPRALAQQLVDALPANDDVSKVEIAGPGFINFHLGPGAYQREVLSVLKQGEDYGRSLVGNGRTVGVEYVSANPTGPLHVGHGRAAAIGDCLARLLEANGWNAKREFYYNDGGNQIENLARSVQARALGKTPDSPDWPEEGYRGDYIQDVADAYMAGAAVDLEGHVVTGAKDPQDLDAIRRFAVAYLRNEQNHDLAAFGVDFDIYFLESSLYRDGKVEEAVQKLITSGHTYEDGGALWLKSTDFGDDKDRVMRKSDGSYTYFVPDVAYHLSKWQRGYVRAITELGADHHGSLARVRAGLQAMDLGIPKGWPEYVLHQMVTVMRGGEEVKLSKRAGSYLTLRDLIEEAGRDATRWFLIARKPDSQLTFDIDLARQQSNDNPVFYVQYAHARVCSLLRQAQEKKLDYDQADGQAQLNRLNDATSLELMQELSRYPEVVENAGHALEPHLIAQYLRELATAFHTWYHGTPVLVDDAGERNAKLTLAVAAQQVLANGLNLLGVSAPEKM, from the coding sequence GTGAAATCCCAACTCCGCGCCCTGATCGGTCAAGGCATCGAAGCCTTGCGCGCCAATGGCACCCTGCCGGCCGACACCCTGCCGCCGGACTTCGTGGTCGAGCGGCCCAAGACCCGCGAGCACGGCGACTTCGCCACCAATGCGGCGATGCTGCTGGCCAAGGCCGCGCGCACCAATCCGCGCGCCCTCGCCCAGCAGTTGGTGGACGCGCTGCCGGCCAACGACGACGTGAGCAAGGTCGAGATCGCCGGCCCCGGCTTCATCAATTTCCACCTCGGTCCCGGCGCCTACCAGCGCGAGGTGCTGTCGGTGCTCAAGCAGGGCGAGGACTACGGCCGCAGCCTGGTCGGCAACGGCCGCACCGTGGGCGTGGAGTACGTCTCGGCCAACCCGACCGGGCCGCTGCACGTCGGCCACGGCCGCGCCGCGGCCATCGGCGACTGCCTGGCGCGTCTGCTCGAGGCCAACGGCTGGAACGCCAAGCGCGAGTTCTACTACAACGACGGCGGCAACCAGATCGAGAACCTGGCGCGCTCGGTGCAGGCGCGCGCCCTGGGCAAGACCCCGGACAGCCCCGACTGGCCGGAGGAAGGCTACCGCGGCGACTACATCCAGGACGTGGCCGACGCCTACATGGCCGGCGCCGCTGTGGACCTGGAAGGCCACGTGGTCACCGGCGCCAAGGATCCGCAGGACCTCGATGCGATCCGCCGCTTCGCCGTGGCCTATCTGCGCAACGAGCAGAACCACGACCTGGCCGCGTTCGGGGTGGATTTCGACATCTACTTCCTGGAAAGCTCGCTGTACCGCGACGGCAAGGTCGAGGAGGCGGTGCAGAAGCTGATCACCTCCGGCCACACCTACGAGGACGGCGGCGCGCTGTGGCTGAAATCCACCGATTTCGGCGACGACAAGGACCGCGTGATGCGCAAGTCCGACGGCAGCTACACCTACTTCGTGCCGGACGTGGCCTACCACCTGAGCAAGTGGCAGCGCGGCTACGTGCGCGCCATCACCGAGCTGGGCGCCGACCACCATGGCTCGCTGGCGCGGGTGCGCGCCGGCCTGCAGGCGATGGACCTGGGCATCCCCAAGGGCTGGCCGGAATACGTGCTGCACCAGATGGTCACGGTGATGCGCGGCGGCGAGGAAGTGAAGCTGTCCAAGCGTGCCGGCAGCTACCTGACCCTGCGCGACCTGATCGAGGAAGCCGGCCGCGACGCCACGCGCTGGTTCCTGATCGCGCGCAAGCCCGATTCGCAGCTCACCTTCGACATCGACCTGGCGCGCCAGCAGAGCAACGACAACCCGGTGTTCTACGTGCAGTACGCGCATGCCCGGGTGTGCAGCCTGCTGCGCCAGGCGCAGGAGAAGAAGCTGGACTACGACCAGGCCGACGGCCAGGCGCAACTGAACCGGCTGAACGACGCGACCTCGCTGGAACTGATGCAGGAACTCTCGCGCTACCCGGAAGTGGTGGAGAATGCGGGGCATGCGCTGGAGCCGCATCTGATCGCGCAATACCTGCGCGAACTGGCCACGGCCTTCCACACCTGGTACCACGGCACCCCGGTGCTGGTGGACGACGCTGGCGAACGCAACGCCAAGCTGACCCTGGCGGTGGCGGCGCAGCAAGTACTGGCGAACGGTCTGAATCTCCTGGGCGTCTCGGCCCCGGAAAAAATGTGA
- the radC gene encoding RadC family protein, translating to MHISDWPCEERPREKLLARGPRALSDAELLAIFLGSGLPGSDAVRTSRDLLQRHGPLRTLLDRTPGDLVRLPGLGPARACQLSAALELGQRHLAAELQRGDTLSNPVSAGRYFAQRLRSRPYEVFAALFLDTRHRWLAFEELFQGTLDGAEVHPREVVRRALTLNAAAVIIGHNHPSGNPEPSPADRAVTERLKQALDLIDVRLLDHFIVGDGVPVSMASRGWA from the coding sequence ATGCACATCTCCGACTGGCCCTGCGAAGAACGTCCCCGGGAAAAGCTGCTGGCACGCGGTCCCCGGGCCCTTTCCGACGCCGAACTGCTGGCGATCTTTCTCGGCTCCGGCCTGCCCGGCAGCGACGCGGTGCGCACCTCGCGCGACCTGCTGCAGCGGCATGGGCCGCTGCGCACGCTGCTGGACCGAACACCCGGCGACCTGGTGCGCCTGCCCGGGCTGGGGCCGGCGCGCGCCTGCCAGCTGTCGGCGGCGCTGGAACTGGGCCAGCGCCACCTGGCCGCGGAACTGCAGCGCGGCGACACCCTCAGCAACCCGGTCAGCGCCGGCCGCTACTTCGCGCAGCGCCTGCGGTCGCGGCCGTACGAGGTGTTCGCCGCGCTGTTCCTGGACACCCGGCACCGCTGGCTGGCCTTCGAGGAACTGTTCCAGGGCACCCTGGACGGCGCCGAGGTGCACCCGCGCGAGGTGGTCCGGCGCGCGCTCACGCTCAATGCCGCCGCGGTGATCATCGGCCACAACCACCCGTCCGGAAACCCGGAGCCCTCCCCCGCCGACCGCGCCGTCACCGAGCGGCTGAAGCAGGCGCTGGACCTGATCGACGTGCGCCTGCTCGACCACTTCATCGTCGGCGACGGCGTGCCGGTCTCGATGGCGTCGCGCGGCTGGGCCTGA
- the coaBC gene encoding bifunctional phosphopantothenoylcysteine decarboxylase/phosphopantothenate--cysteine ligase CoaBC: protein MTPILERPLQGRRVLLCVGGGIAAYKALELVRRLRDAGAEVQVAMTAGAQQFVTPLSFQALSGHLTRTTLWDSGAEQAMGHLELARWAEHVVVAPATADLLARLAHGLADDLVGTLCLASTAPLTVCPAMNHRMWLHPATQANVATLRQRGAQVVGPNDGPLAEGESGPGRLAEPEQIVAALAGHTDQSAVSAAPAAAAVPSRSGTATGTSALRGLRMVISAGPTYEDLDPVRYLGNRSSGKMGYALAAAAARLGAEVVLVSGPVHLPTPAGVQRIDVRSAAQMREAVLGALPADIYIGTAAVADYTPKQVAVQKIKKSGETLTLELTRTPDILAEVAAQTQALKLVVGFAAETHDIERYARGKLADKHLDLIVANRVGVAGNGFESDQNAATAYWQDGERDFPAVSKTQLAEQLLDLIAQRLHA from the coding sequence GTGACCCCGATTTTGGAAAGGCCCCTGCAGGGGCGACGTGTGCTGTTGTGCGTCGGCGGGGGAATCGCCGCCTACAAGGCGCTGGAACTGGTGCGGCGCCTGCGCGACGCCGGCGCGGAGGTGCAGGTGGCGATGACCGCCGGCGCGCAGCAGTTCGTCACCCCACTGAGCTTCCAGGCGCTGTCCGGCCATCTCACCCGCACCACGCTGTGGGACAGCGGCGCCGAGCAGGCGATGGGCCACCTGGAACTGGCGCGCTGGGCCGAGCACGTGGTGGTGGCGCCGGCCACCGCCGACCTGCTGGCGCGCCTGGCGCACGGGCTGGCCGACGACCTGGTGGGCACGCTGTGCCTGGCCAGCACCGCGCCGTTGACGGTGTGCCCGGCAATGAACCACCGCATGTGGCTGCACCCGGCCACCCAGGCCAACGTCGCCACCCTGCGCCAGCGCGGCGCACAGGTGGTCGGCCCGAACGATGGCCCGCTGGCCGAAGGCGAGTCCGGCCCGGGCCGCCTGGCCGAACCCGAGCAGATCGTTGCCGCGCTGGCGGGGCATACGGACCAGAGCGCCGTGTCGGCCGCCCCGGCCGCGGCCGCCGTCCCGTCGCGTTCCGGCACTGCCACTGGCACGAGCGCCCTGCGCGGCCTGCGCATGGTGATCAGCGCCGGCCCCACCTACGAAGACCTGGATCCGGTGCGCTACCTGGGCAACCGCAGCAGCGGCAAGATGGGCTACGCGCTGGCCGCGGCCGCCGCCCGGCTGGGGGCCGAGGTGGTGCTGGTCAGCGGTCCGGTGCATTTGCCTACGCCCGCCGGCGTGCAGCGCATCGACGTGCGCTCGGCCGCGCAGATGCGCGAGGCGGTGCTCGGCGCGCTGCCGGCGGACATCTACATCGGCACCGCCGCGGTCGCCGATTACACGCCCAAGCAGGTGGCGGTGCAGAAGATCAAGAAGAGCGGCGAGACCCTGACCCTGGAACTGACCCGTACCCCGGACATCCTGGCCGAGGTCGCCGCGCAGACCCAGGCGCTGAAGCTGGTGGTCGGCTTCGCCGCCGAGACCCACGACATCGAGCGCTACGCCCGTGGCAAACTCGCCGACAAGCACCTGGACCTGATCGTGGCCAACCGGGTGGGGGTGGCCGGCAACGGCTTCGAGAGCGACCAGAACGCGGCCACCGCCTATTGGCAGGATGGCGAACGCGACTTCCCGGCGGTCTCCAAGACGCAGCTGGCCGAACAATTGCTGGACCTGATCGCGCAGAGGCTGCACGCATGA
- the dut gene encoding dUTP diphosphatase, with translation MSTPTPYPLQVKLLDPRFGDSWPLPDYATEASAGLDLRAATEAPLTLAPGDTALIPSGLSIYIADPQLCAVVLPRSGLGHRHGIVLGNGTGLIDADYQGPLLISVWNRGREDFTIAPGDRIAQLVVMPVVRVALQVVDTFADSARGTGGFGHTGVR, from the coding sequence ATGAGCACTCCCACGCCCTATCCACTGCAGGTGAAGCTGCTGGATCCGCGCTTCGGCGACAGCTGGCCGCTGCCCGACTACGCCACCGAAGCCAGCGCCGGGCTCGACCTGCGTGCGGCCACCGAGGCGCCGCTGACCCTGGCGCCGGGCGACACCGCGCTGATCCCCAGCGGACTGTCCATCTACATCGCCGATCCGCAGCTGTGCGCGGTGGTGCTGCCGCGCTCGGGCCTGGGCCACCGCCACGGCATCGTGCTCGGCAACGGCACCGGCCTGATCGACGCCGACTACCAGGGGCCGCTGCTGATCAGCGTCTGGAACCGCGGCCGCGAGGACTTCACCATCGCCCCCGGCGACCGCATCGCGCAACTGGTGGTGATGCCGGTCGTGCGCGTCGCCCTGCAGGTGGTGGATACTTTCGCCGACAGCGCCAGGGGAACGGGTGGATTCGGCCATACCGGAGTGCGCTGA
- a CDS encoding phosphomannomutase/phosphoglucomutase yields the protein MSEATQARPVPHGLRKVAPLLTVLLVLLVVWFGWSGVEQWRAEQAAATLEQARDAAVTQTQQALAGVGKRLSERLQQPAVQAALSRGDAAAAAQALRADWAQAEDAQVLPADLEPGYTDAAHFGYGRLALLEKALMTGKLASAVIRDGGGPRLGLASPVSLGGSAGVVYLRLPLALLTDPVAQASVPGTGYLALRQGSYDVIAAGDTALHDRADAMSRPVGDSGLRMVASLPDTEAGPLGLGALPCLLVAGLCLVLGALLLLAARGRLPQPRARRAGAAAAEEHTLQQSLQRQEPPPPPSATEEAAPAKPVPAFTVAPEIFRAYDIRGVVGRDLSPQVAALIGQAIGAVMQEQGLNEVVVGRDGRLSGPELSAALIEGLRRAGCHVTDIGLAPTPVVYFAAYHLRAGSCVAVTGSHNPADYNGFKIVVGGETLSGAAIADLHARISAGRLPVADEPGRLQQRDVGDDYIQRIADDVQLDRPLKVVADAGNGVGGELAPRLLEAIGAEVVPLYCDVDGTFPNHHPDPSEPRNLEDLVQTVRRFDADLGVAFDGDADRLGVVTKEGTVIYPDRLLMLFAADVLQRNPGALVIYDVKCTGKLSDYVLRNGGSPLVWKTGHSLIKAKMRETDAELAGEMSGHFFFKERWYGFDDGLYAAARLLEILAQREESPSDVLAELPDSVATPEIKLPVDGQDAHALVADLVARAQQDGSPFAGARLLTIDGLRADFPDGWGLVRASNTTPVLVLRFEADNTAALERIKALFRAQLQALLPAVTPTF from the coding sequence ATGAGCGAGGCAACACAAGCGCGGCCGGTGCCGCACGGTTTGCGCAAGGTGGCGCCTCTGCTGACGGTGCTGCTGGTGCTGTTGGTGGTCTGGTTCGGCTGGAGCGGGGTCGAGCAATGGCGGGCCGAGCAAGCCGCCGCCACGCTGGAGCAGGCGCGCGATGCCGCGGTGACGCAGACCCAGCAGGCGCTGGCGGGCGTGGGCAAGCGCCTGTCCGAGCGCCTGCAGCAGCCGGCCGTGCAGGCAGCGCTGAGCCGCGGCGACGCCGCGGCCGCCGCCCAGGCCCTGCGTGCGGACTGGGCGCAGGCCGAGGACGCACAGGTGCTGCCGGCCGATCTGGAACCGGGCTACACCGATGCGGCGCACTTCGGCTACGGCCGCCTGGCGCTGCTGGAGAAGGCGCTGATGACCGGCAAGCTCGCCAGCGCGGTGATCCGCGACGGCGGCGGCCCCCGGCTGGGCCTGGCCTCGCCGGTTTCGCTGGGGGGCAGCGCCGGGGTGGTCTACCTGCGCCTGCCGCTGGCGTTGCTGACCGACCCGGTCGCGCAGGCATCGGTGCCGGGCACCGGCTACCTGGCCCTGCGCCAGGGCAGCTACGACGTGATCGCCGCTGGCGACACTGCGCTGCACGATCGCGCCGACGCGATGTCGCGCCCGGTCGGCGACAGCGGCCTGCGCATGGTCGCCTCGCTGCCGGATACCGAAGCCGGTCCGCTGGGATTGGGCGCGCTGCCTTGCCTGCTGGTCGCCGGCCTGTGCCTGGTGCTGGGCGCGCTGCTGTTGTTGGCCGCGCGCGGGCGCCTGCCGCAGCCGCGGGCGCGCCGCGCCGGCGCGGCGGCCGCCGAAGAACACACCCTGCAGCAGAGCCTGCAACGCCAGGAGCCGCCGCCGCCGCCGTCCGCCACCGAGGAGGCGGCGCCGGCCAAGCCGGTGCCGGCGTTCACGGTGGCGCCGGAGATCTTCCGCGCCTACGACATCCGTGGCGTGGTCGGCCGCGACCTCAGCCCGCAGGTCGCGGCGCTGATCGGCCAGGCGATCGGTGCGGTGATGCAGGAGCAGGGACTCAACGAGGTGGTGGTCGGTCGTGATGGCCGCCTGTCCGGGCCGGAATTGTCGGCCGCGCTGATCGAGGGTCTGCGCCGCGCCGGCTGCCATGTCACCGACATCGGCCTGGCGCCGACCCCGGTGGTGTACTTCGCCGCCTACCACCTGCGTGCCGGCAGCTGCGTTGCGGTGACCGGCAGCCACAACCCGGCCGACTACAACGGCTTCAAGATCGTGGTCGGCGGCGAGACCCTGTCCGGCGCCGCCATCGCCGACCTGCACGCGCGGATCAGCGCCGGCCGCCTGCCGGTGGCCGACGAGCCGGGCCGGCTGCAGCAGCGCGACGTCGGCGACGACTACATCCAGCGCATCGCCGACGACGTGCAGCTGGACCGCCCGCTCAAAGTGGTGGCCGATGCCGGCAACGGCGTCGGCGGCGAGCTGGCGCCACGGCTGCTCGAGGCCATCGGTGCCGAGGTCGTGCCGCTGTACTGCGACGTCGACGGCACCTTCCCCAACCACCATCCCGACCCCAGCGAGCCGCGCAACCTGGAGGATCTGGTGCAGACGGTGCGGCGCTTCGACGCCGACCTGGGCGTGGCCTTCGACGGCGACGCCGACCGCCTCGGCGTGGTCACCAAGGAGGGCACGGTGATCTATCCGGACCGCCTGCTGATGCTGTTCGCCGCCGACGTGCTGCAACGCAATCCCGGCGCGCTGGTGATCTACGACGTCAAGTGCACCGGCAAGCTGTCCGATTACGTGCTGCGCAACGGCGGCAGCCCGCTGGTGTGGAAGACCGGGCACTCGCTGATCAAGGCGAAGATGCGCGAGACCGACGCCGAACTGGCCGGCGAGATGAGCGGCCACTTCTTCTTCAAGGAGCGCTGGTACGGCTTCGACGACGGCCTGTACGCGGCGGCGCGGCTGCTGGAGATCCTGGCCCAGCGCGAGGAATCGCCGTCGGACGTGCTGGCCGAACTGCCCGACAGCGTGGCCACGCCGGAGATCAAGCTGCCGGTGGACGGGCAGGACGCGCATGCGCTGGTCGCCGACCTGGTCGCGCGGGCGCAGCAGGACGGCTCGCCGTTCGCCGGCGCGCGGCTGCTGACCATCGACGGCTTGCGCGCCGATTTCCCCGACGGCTGGGGCCTGGTGCGCGCTTCCAACACCACGCCGGTGCTGGTGCTGCGCTTCGAAGCCGACAACACGGCGGCGCTGGAGCGGATCAAGGCGCTGTTCCGCGCCCAGTTGCAGGCGCTGTTGCCGGCGGTGACGCCGACCTTCTGA
- the pyrE gene encoding orotate phosphoribosyltransferase produces MTDYRQRFLQLALDAEALRFGEFTLKSGRLSPYFFNAGRFDSGASMARLAACYADAADAAGLDFDLLFGPAYKGIPLATAVACEYARRERDLPLAFNRKEAKAHGEGGSLIGASLAGRRVLIVDDVITAGTAIREALGIIRAAGGEPAAILVALDRQEIAAEHDRRSAAQAVAAEAGVPVVSVAHLGDLLAFIDGNADLVGFREPLLAYRARYGCASSG; encoded by the coding sequence ATGACCGACTACCGGCAACGTTTCCTGCAACTGGCCCTGGACGCGGAGGCGCTGCGCTTCGGCGAGTTCACGCTGAAGTCCGGGCGCCTCAGCCCTTACTTCTTCAATGCCGGGCGCTTCGATTCCGGCGCCAGCATGGCGCGACTGGCGGCGTGCTACGCGGATGCGGCCGATGCCGCCGGGCTCGACTTCGACCTGCTGTTCGGCCCGGCCTACAAGGGCATTCCGCTGGCCACGGCAGTGGCCTGCGAGTACGCGCGGCGCGAGCGCGACCTGCCGCTGGCGTTCAACCGCAAGGAGGCCAAGGCGCACGGCGAAGGCGGCAGCCTGATCGGCGCGTCGCTGGCCGGCCGCCGGGTGCTGATCGTGGACGACGTGATCACCGCCGGTACCGCGATCCGCGAGGCGCTGGGCATCATCCGGGCCGCCGGCGGCGAGCCGGCCGCGATCCTGGTCGCGCTGGACCGCCAGGAGATCGCCGCCGAGCACGACCGCCGCTCCGCGGCGCAGGCGGTGGCCGCCGAAGCCGGCGTTCCTGTGGTCTCGGTCGCGCATCTTGGCGACCTGCTTGCATTCATCGACGGAAACGCAGACCTTGTCGGCTTCCGCGAACCGCTGCTGGCCTACCGGGCCCGCTACGGTTGCGCTTCGTCTGGCTGA
- a CDS encoding exodeoxyribonuclease III: MRIISFNANGLRSAATKGFFEWFATQQADVLCVQETKAQEHQLAGPAFLPDGYRVWFRDASTKKGYSGVAIYSKREPDEVRTALGWPEFDEEGRYIEARFGNLSVVSFYIPSGSSGELRQGYKFQVMDWLRPILVEWLHSGRDYVLCGDWNIVRSALDIKNWKSNQKNSGCLPAERDWLNGLCADRADDADPASGRGWVDAYRALHPEGQDYTWWSNRGAARANDVGWRIDYQFVTPALRERLQGCSIYTAQRFSDHAPFTVDYRE, from the coding sequence ATGCGCATCATCAGCTTCAACGCCAACGGCCTGCGGTCGGCCGCCACCAAGGGCTTTTTCGAGTGGTTCGCCACCCAGCAGGCGGACGTGCTGTGCGTGCAGGAGACCAAGGCGCAGGAGCATCAGTTGGCCGGGCCGGCGTTCCTGCCGGACGGCTACCGGGTCTGGTTCCGCGACGCCAGCACCAAGAAGGGCTATAGCGGCGTGGCCATCTACAGCAAGCGTGAGCCGGACGAGGTGCGGACCGCACTGGGCTGGCCCGAGTTCGACGAGGAAGGCCGCTACATCGAGGCGCGCTTCGGCAACCTGAGCGTGGTGTCCTTCTACATTCCCTCGGGGTCCTCCGGCGAGCTGCGCCAGGGCTACAAGTTCCAGGTCATGGACTGGCTGCGGCCGATCCTGGTGGAGTGGCTGCACAGCGGCCGCGACTACGTGCTGTGCGGCGACTGGAACATCGTGCGCTCGGCGTTGGACATCAAGAACTGGAAGTCGAACCAGAAGAACTCCGGCTGCCTGCCCGCCGAGCGCGACTGGCTCAACGGCCTGTGCGCCGATCGCGCCGACGACGCCGACCCGGCCAGCGGCCGCGGCTGGGTGGACGCCTACCGCGCGCTGCATCCGGAGGGCCAGGACTACACCTGGTGGAGCAACCGCGGCGCGGCGCGCGCCAATGACGTCGGTTGGCGCATCGACTACCAGTTCGTCACTCCCGCGTTGCGCGAGCGCCTGCAGGGCTGTTCCATCTATACCGCGCAGCGCTTCTCCGACCATGCGCCGTTCACGGTGGACTACCGCGAATGA
- a CDS encoding AmpG family muropeptide MFS transporter — MSGGASTAPVSYKGWAGIKRAFATPSAATMALLGFGSGLPFLLIASQTLSTRLRDVGLDLGSIGLISLASFFYLLKFLWAPLLDRYRFPLLGFLGRRRSWLLVSQLGVAIGLVALAFTRPELSVGALVLWVLIASFAGATQDSVVDAYRIEIAPLSAQAALAATYTFGYRIGLILAGAGALYLAQYGDWTVAYLVMAGLMLLPILTTLLCREPEVPASTVVRRIDVVGAFWQPISSFFSSNGLALGLALLLFVGLFKFPDQVIGVMSGPFYLDSGFDKADIATVSKLFGVWMGIAGAFAGGLAVAAFGFRRMLLVAALGVALSNLAFLLMAHNPGQLWSFYAALSADNLFQGFAGTVLVAFMSSLTDRNFTATQYALLVSLANLPGKFVGGVSGYIVEATSYSTFFVLSAFTVIPTLLLLAWLWPRIREQTPQATASGD, encoded by the coding sequence ATGAGCGGCGGTGCTTCCACGGCGCCGGTGTCCTACAAGGGCTGGGCCGGGATCAAGCGCGCCTTCGCCACGCCGTCGGCGGCGACGATGGCGCTGCTGGGTTTCGGCAGCGGCTTGCCGTTCCTGCTGATCGCCTCGCAGACCCTGTCCACGCGCCTGCGCGACGTCGGCCTGGACCTGGGCAGCATCGGCCTGATCAGCCTGGCCAGCTTCTTCTACCTGCTCAAGTTCCTGTGGGCGCCGCTGCTGGACCGCTACCGCTTCCCGCTGCTCGGCTTCCTCGGCCGGCGCCGCTCGTGGCTGCTGGTCTCGCAGTTGGGCGTGGCCATCGGCCTGGTGGCGCTGGCGTTCACCCGCCCCGAACTGAGTGTGGGCGCACTGGTGCTGTGGGTGCTGATCGCCTCTTTCGCCGGCGCCACCCAGGACTCGGTGGTGGACGCCTATCGCATCGAGATCGCGCCGTTGTCGGCGCAGGCTGCGCTCGCCGCGACCTACACCTTCGGTTATCGCATCGGCCTGATCCTGGCCGGCGCCGGCGCGCTGTATCTGGCGCAGTACGGCGACTGGACCGTGGCCTATCTGGTCATGGCTGGGCTGATGCTGCTGCCGATCCTCACCACCCTGCTGTGCCGCGAGCCGGAGGTGCCGGCCTCGACGGTGGTGCGCAGAATCGACGTGGTCGGCGCGTTCTGGCAGCCGATCTCCAGCTTCTTTTCCAGCAACGGCCTGGCGCTGGGGCTGGCGCTGTTGCTGTTCGTGGGCCTGTTCAAGTTCCCCGACCAGGTGATCGGCGTGATGTCCGGCCCGTTCTACCTGGACTCGGGCTTCGACAAGGCCGACATCGCCACCGTCTCCAAGCTGTTCGGGGTCTGGATGGGCATCGCCGGCGCCTTCGCCGGTGGTCTGGCGGTGGCCGCCTTCGGCTTCCGGCGCATGTTGCTCGTCGCCGCGCTGGGCGTGGCGCTGTCCAACCTGGCGTTCCTGCTGATGGCGCACAACCCCGGCCAGCTCTGGTCGTTCTACGCCGCGCTCAGCGCCGACAACCTGTTCCAGGGCTTCGCCGGCACCGTGCTGGTCGCCTTCATGTCCTCGCTGACCGACCGCAACTTCACCGCCACCCAGTACGCGCTGCTGGTGTCGCTGGCCAACCTGCCGGGCAAGTTCGTCGGCGGCGTCTCCGGCTACATCGTCGAAGCCACGTCCTACAGCACCTTCTTCGTGCTCAGCGCCTTCACCGTGATCCCGACCCTGCTGCTGCTGGCCTGGCTGTGGCCGCGGATCCGCGAACAGACGCCACAGGCCACCGCGTCCGGCGATTGA